Proteins encoded together in one Carassius auratus strain Wakin unplaced genomic scaffold, ASM336829v1 scaf_tig00016376, whole genome shotgun sequence window:
- the LOC113075116 gene encoding epidermal growth factor-like protein 7 gives MYTAVLLSSSLFLLHVTCTPQIHGHRGRRVCVGDARSRGVSHSTESFLQPVHKPYITMCQNHRMCSTYKTIYRVSYRQVSRAAPSSHIYPECCPGWRRMHSHNCNRAVCEQSCVNGGWCVRPNHCACPRGWTGRYCQTDVDECEEGQRCSQKCVNTVGSYRCVCQDGFSLAEDEVTCSRLPAPSPRPGDERSSRSHAGEGLGLVANVTEEVQILKTRVELLEQKLEMVLAPFTTLFPLDGVGDTNSFLSDRNNFLSHSLQQLDRIESLSEQVGFLEERIGACACQEN, from the exons atgtacaCAGCGGTGCTGCTCTCCTCTTCTCTGTTTCTCCTGCATGTGACCTGCACGCCTCAGATTCACGGTCACCGCgg gagGAGAGTGTGTGTTGGAGATGCTCGGAGTCGTGGTGTGTCTCACAGCACAGAGTCGTTTCTTCAGCCCGTACACAAACCCTACATCACCATGTGCCAAAACCACCGCATGTGTAGCACGTACAA GACAATCTACAGGGTTTCTTACAGGCAGGTGAGCAGAGCAGCTCCCAGTTCACACATTTACCCAGAATGCTGTCCGGGATGGCGACGCATGCATTCACACAACTGTAACCGAG ccgTGTGTGAGCAGTCTTGTGTAAATGGAGGCTGGTGTGTAAGGCCTAATCACTGCGCGTGTCCGAGAGGATGGACGGGACGATACTGCCAAACAG atgtgGATGAGTGTGAGGAGGGTCAGCGCTGCTCACAGAAGTGTGTGAATACGGTGGGGAGTTATCGGTGTGTGTGTCAGGACGGATTCAGTCTGGCTGAAGATGAAGTAACATGTTCAAGACTTCCTGCTCCGTCCCCGCGGCCCGGCGACGAACGCTCATCCAGAAGCCATGCTG GTGAAGGTTTGGGATTGGTGGCAAACGTTACTGAAGAAGTTCAGATCCTTAAAACCAGAGTGGAACTCCTCGAgcag aaaCTAGAGATGGTTCTTGCTCCCTTCACCACGCTCTTCCCCTTGGATGGTGTGGGAGACACTAACAGCTTCCTGTCTGATAGGAACAACTTCCTGTCGCATTCTCTGCAGCAACTAGACCGAATCGAGTCGCTCAGTGAGCAGGTCGGGTTCCTGGAGGAGCGTATCGGAGCTT GTGCCTGCCAGGAAAACTAG